The Coffea eugenioides isolate CCC68of chromosome 8, Ceug_1.0, whole genome shotgun sequence genome has a segment encoding these proteins:
- the LOC113780086 gene encoding uncharacterized protein LOC113780086, whose product MQLPVGFKAPKFTKYDGTGNPKTHLRMFANTLGRPIDDENLPVRLFPESLEGDALDWYANLKPEDMRSWMDLSTVFVRQYEYNCELAPMRTTLEGTKRKPSEDHKTYAKRWRKLAARVEPPMTENEIVRTFIKAHDPPYFEEIFRMTGFSFAEIVNKLEEYDEFMKAGNIVNVSALKSQLEAMQSQNSSSKKSQFKKKDEEASFVWNQGSSSRPTYQRNPAYSPHYLYQPCPRPVYNTTINHPRPRPNYPNTPSTPFHISPPNFQIRPRPPFNPRPMPPPNPNYQYQQASDTQNPTPYRTFTNLGRPVDQLHEQLKAAGKIGTVPPKTYSKGFPIGYDPQSFCAYHSGAPGHSTANCWALKYKIQDMIESGDIVLRRREEQGPNVSTNPLPTHKDTVGVITINEEIEEPAQFIVDEAEIMGVIGEPFILEGEAYEVKENTDPFILKMVPFECEPSELVVLELPEQPPILNLQEVPWNYSESTLLIRGEKVPRREVDAITRSGRIIGEPAVDEPSKAKENAVPTRPIVTDEEAFNFLKMLKKSEYKVVEQLDKLPAQISILNLLLTSELHREALLKVLTEAQVPKNIPVDKFTHVVEHVLASNQISFSDEDLTSDGIGHNKALYISVRCSGKLLPRVLIDNGSALNICPWNTLVKLRFQEAKLRPSAIVVRGFDGAKRESMGEVDLVLEIGPAQFQVTCQVMDFSSVYNILLGRPWIHTSGAIPSSLHQMLRFVVNGQLITIFAEEDCTMIINPASEDDGDRKALVSPHHVADIVSVGRASKDKAVVEMNLPEASVMMAKELIRGEVIRYEVDPIEEVEVGLSELFVGVISEGEPLEDPGFPEVPIEAMKNWTNESDNGEESESLLKDFEQYEEKSKPNLEETEVVNIDTETEVKEIKISIHLNKKQRKEMIEFLTMFQDVFAWSYNDMPGISTDIVVHRLPTDPNFSPVKQKPGKFKPDMSLKIKEQIEKQLNARIIMVSHYPIWLSNPVPVPKKSGEVRVCVDYRDLNKASPKDDFPLPNIRILLDNTAGHEIESFADCFAGYHQILMAEEDREKTAFITPWGTFCYRVMPFGLKNAGATNQRTMTTLFHDMIHKEMEVYVDDIIIKSMRAEDHLIDLEKLFGRLRRYDLKLNPAKCAFGAPAGKLLGFIVSKKGIEIDPTKIKAIREMPVPRTQKDVKSFLGKINFIGRFIAQLTHTCESLFKLLKKNVPLRWSGECQQAFDKIKDYLLHPPVLVPPKPGRPLIMYLSVLDEAMGCVLGQHDESGKREQAIYYLSKKFTAYEANYSFLERSCCALAWAAQKLRHYLLSHTTYLISRFDPLKYLLGKPMPTGRMAKWQMILSEFDIIFTTQKAIKGLAVADHLVENPLKDDYQPLHTYFPDEEALFVGIAEDMNDQCPEWRLFFDGASNSFGAGIGAVLVSPEGKHYPGSAKLRFFCTNNMAEYEACIFGLKMALEMEIKDLLVFSDSDLLVHQTLKEWITRDSKILPYHCSLLELANKFRSLEFRHIPRVRNVFADALATLSSMIQHPDELVIDPIQIHLQEKPAHCLVVERSSDGRPWYNDIKEFLKTGSYPPGTDTTAKGFLRRLSSRFFLNGEVVYKRTSDLGLLRCVDEDEAEYLMKEVHSGVCGSHMNGHLLAKKIMRTGYFWFTMEHDCVVFVRKCVKCQLHGDVMRTPPTELHSMTAPWPCSMWGMDVIGAIDPPASNGHRFILVAIEYFTKWVEAESYKHVTKKPTA is encoded by the exons ATGCAATTGCCGGTGGGTTTCAAAGCACCTAAATTTACCAAGTATGACGGAACTGGCAATCCCAAGACCCACCTTCGGATGTTTGCAAACACGTTGGGGAGACCAATAGACGATGAAAACCTGCCTGTGCGCTTATTTCCCGAGAGTCTGGAAGGTGACGCCTTAGATTGGTACGCCAATTTGAAACCTGAGGATATGAGATCTTGGATGGATTTATCGACTGTTTTTGTGAGGCAGTATGAATATAATTGTGAGCTCGCTCCGATGAGGACCACGTTGGAGGGAACCAAGAGGAAACCATCGGAGGACCATAAGACGTATGCGAAAAGATGGAGGAAGCTGGCTGCCAGGGTGGAGCCTCCCATGACCGAAAATGAAATTGTTCGCACGTTCATTAAAGCTCATGACCCGCCCTACTTTGAAGAGATTTTTCGTATGACTGGGTTTTCCTTTGCTGAGATTGTCAACAAATTGGAAGAGTATGACGAGTTTATGAAGGCAGGCAACATTGTTAATGTTTCAGCTTTAAAGTCGCAATTGGAAGCTATGCAAAGCCAAAACAGCAGCAGTAAAAAGTCTCAGTTTAAGAAGAAAGACgaggaagcttcatttgtttgGAACCAAGGTTCTTCTTCCCGGCCTACATACCAACGAAATCCCGCCTACTCACCTCATTACCTATACCAACCATGCCCTCGACCTGTCTACAATACCACAATCAACCACCCCCGtcctcgaccaaattacccaaacACACCGTCAACGCCATTTCACATTTCCCCACCAAACTTCCAAATTAGACCGCGTCCTCCTTTCAATCCAAGACCCATGCCACCCCCTAACCCAAATTATCAATACCAACAAGCCAGTGACACCCAAAATCCAACCCCATACCGAACCTTTACCAATCTAGGTCGGCCTGTTGACCAgttacatgagcaattgaaagCTGCTGGGAAGATTGGTACGGTACCCCCTAAGACCTATTCCAAAGGATTCCCTATTGGTTATGATCCTCAGTCATTTTGTGCTTATCATTCGGGAGCCCCTGGACATTCAACTGCCAATTGCTGGGCGCTTAAGtataaaattcaagacatgattgagTCCGGAGACATAGTCTTGAGGAGGAGGGAGGAACAAGGTCCAAATGTTAGCACAAATCCTCTTCCTACACACAAGGACACCGTGGGAGTTATTACTATTAATGAAGAGATTGAGGAACCTGCACAATTCATTGTAGACGAAGCCGAGATAATGGGAGTTATCGGAGAACCATTCATACTGGAGGGGGAAGCctatgaagtcaaggaaaatacCGATCCGTTTATTCTGAAAATGGTGCCTTTCGAATGTGAGCCTTCGGAGCTTGTGGTACTTGAATTGCCTGAGCAACCTCCTATTCTTAATCTACAAGAGGTCCCGTGGAATTATAGCGAGTCCACGCTATTAATTAGAGGAGAAAAGGTGCCCAGAAGGGAAGTGGACGCCATTACTAGATCTGGAAGAATCATAGGGGAACCCGCAGTTGATGAGCCCTCAAAAGCGAAAGAAAATGCTGTTCCGACAAGACCAATTGTGACTGATGAAGAGGCCTTCAATTTCCTTAAGATGCTGAAGAAAAGTGAGTATAAGGTGGTCGAGCAATTGGACAAGTTGCCCGCTCAAATTTCTATATTGAATTTGCTTCTGACCTCGGAACTTCATCGAGAAGCTTTACTCAAGGTCCTAACTGAGGCTCAAGTGCCTAAGAATATTCCTGTGGATAAATTCACTCATGTAGTTGAACATGTTTTGGCTTcaaatcaaatttctttttctgatGAAGATTTGACATCGGATGGGATTGGGCATAATAAAGCATTATATATCTCAGTCCGTTGTAGCGGGAAGTTATTGCCAAGGGTCTTGATAGACAATGGCTCTGCTCTTAATATTTGTCCTTGGAACACTTTGGTTAAGTTGAGATTTCAGGAAGCTAAACTTCGGCCATCTGCCATTGTGGTGAGAGGATTTGATGGCGCGAAAAGGGAATCAATGGGGGAAGTGGATTTGGTGCTGGAAATCGGACCTGCCCAGTTTCAAGTTACGTGCCAAGTCATGGACTTCTCGAGTGTTTATAATATTCTTCTCGGGCGACCTTGGATTCATACTTCAGGCGCTATACCTTCTTCACTCCATCAAATGCTGAGATTTGTGGTGAATGGCCAGTTGATTACGATATTTGCTGAGGAAGATTGCACTATGATCATCAATCCTGCATCGGAAGATGATGGCGATAGAAAGGCTCTGGTTTCCCCTCACCATGTAGCTGACATTGTTTCAGTGGGTAGGGCATCCAAGGACAAGGCGGTAGTAGAAATGAATTTACCTGAAGCCAGCGTTATGATGGCCAAAGAGCTGATTCGAGGAG AGGTGATTAGATATGAAGTAGACCCGATCGAGGAAGTGGAGGTTGGATTATCTGAGCTATTTGTGGGGGTTATTTCTGAAGGGGAGCCGTTGGAGGATCCAGGATTTCCAGAGGTGCCTATTGAAGCAATGAAGAACTGGACCA ACGAGAGCGATAACGGGGAAGAATCTGAGTCTTTATTAAAGGATTTTGAACAgtatgaggagaaatccaaaccgAACTTAGAAGAAACAGAAGTTGTTAATATTGACACTGAGACTGAGGTTAAGGAGATAAAAATTAGCATTCACTTGAATAAGAAACAGAGAAAAGAAATGATTGAGTTTTTGACCATGTTTCAAGATGTGTTTGCTTGGTCCTATAATGATATGCCTGGAATTTCAACAGATATAGTGGTCCATCGATTGCCAACCGATCCGAATTTTTCACCAGTGAAACAAAAACCTGGCAAGTTTAAGCCAGACATGAGCCTCAAAATTAAGGAGCAAATCGAGAAGCAGCTCAATGCTAGAATCATTATGGTGTCTCATTATCCCATTTGGCTTTCAAACCCTGTACCTGTTCCAAAGAAAAGTGGAGAAGTGCGAGTCTGTGTCGATTACAGGGATCTTAATAAAGCCAGCCCGAAAGATGATTTTCCGTTGCCGAACATTCGTATTCTTTTGGACAATACCGCAGGGCATGAGATTGAATCATTTGCTGACTGTTTCGCTGGGTATCACCAGATCTTAATGGCAGAGGAAGATAGGGAGAAAACTGCTTTTATCACGCCATGGGGGACATTTTGCTACCgggtaatgccatttggattgaaaaatgcCGGAGCCACTAACCAAAGGACCATGACCACCCTGTTCCATGATATGATTCATAAGGAGATGGAGGTTTACGTGGACGACATCATCATCAAATCCATGAGAGCGGAGGATCATCTGATTGATTTGGAAAAGTTATTCGGAAGATTGAGAAGATATGATTTGAAGCTAAACCCTGCAAAATGTGCATTTGGGGCCCCTGCCGGAAAGTTATTGGGATTCATTGTCAGTAAGAAGGGTATTGAGATAGATCCGACAAAGATTAAAGCCATTCGTGAAATGCCAGTACCAAGAACGCAAAAGGACGTAAAGAGTTTTTTAGGGAAGATTAATTTTATCGGGAGGTTCATCGCTCAGTTGACCCATACGTGTGAGTCTTTGTTCAAATTATTGAAGAAAAATGTGCCATTGCGTTGGAGTGGAGAATGCCAGCAGGCGTTTGATAAGATCAAGGACTATTTATTGCACCCTCCAGTTTTAGTACCACCTAAACCTGGACGACCTTTGATCATGTATCTATCGGTGTTGGACGAAGCTATGGGGTGTGTATTGGGACAACACGACGAATCGGGGAAGAGGGAGCAAGCCATCTATTACCTCAGTAAGAAGTTCACTGCGTATGAAGCCAACTATTCTTTTCTGGAAAGGAGTTGCTGCGCTTTAGCTTGGGCCGCACAAAAGTTGAGGCATTACTTGCTCAGTCATACTACTTACCTCATTTCCCGCTTCGACCCTTTGAAATATCTGTTGGGAAAGCCTATGCCGACAGGACGTATGGCAAAATGGCAGATGATTCTTTCGGAGTTTGATATTATTTTTACCACGCAGAAGGCTATCAAGGGCCTGGCTGTGGCCGATCATTTGGTTGAAAATCCGTTGAAAGATGATTATCAACCGCTTCACACTTATTTTCCGGATGAGGAGGCCCTGTTCGTGGGTATAGCAGAAGATATGAATGATCAATGCCCGGAGTGGAGGTTGTTCTTTGACGGTGCATCAAATTCCTTCGGGGCTGGTATTGGAGCTGTTCTAGTATCGCCTGAAGGAAAGCATTACCCTGGTTCGGCCAAGCTCCGATTTTTCTGTACCAACAatatggctgaatatgaagcttgcatttttgggttaaaaatggcGTTAGAAATGGAGATTAAGGATTTACTAGTGTTCAGCGATTCAGATTTGCTTGTACATCAGACTCTCAAGGAGTGGATCACTCGGGATTCAAAGATCTTGCCCTATCATTGCAGCTTACTGGAGTTAGCAAATAAATTTAGGAGTTTGGAGTTTCGGCATATTCCCCGTGTCAGAAATGTCTTTGCCGATGCATTGGCCACTTTATCTTCAATGATTCAACATCCGGATGAGTTGGTAATTGACCCTATCCAGATTCATCTACAAGAAAAGCCTGCTCACTGCCTAGTTGTGGAAAGGTCTTCCGATGGCCGCCCCTGGTACAACGATATCAAGGAATTTCTCAAAACAGGATCCTATCCCCCTGGGACCGATACAACTGCTAAGGGCTTCTTGCGCAGATTGTCTTCCAGATTTTTCCTAAACGGAGAGGTTGTATACAAGAGGACGTCAGATTTGGGCCTTCTAAGGTgtgttgatgaagatgaagcagAATACCTAATGAAAGAAGTACATAGTGGAGTGTGCGGATCACATATGAATGGCCATTTATTAGCAAAGAAGATCATGAGGACCGGATATTTTTGGtttactatggagcatgattgtgtaGTTTTTGTCAGGAAATGCGTAAAGTGTCAATTGCATGGAGATGTTATGCGCACTCCCCCCACAGAATTGCATAGTATGACTGCTCCCTGGCCATGTTCGATGTGGGGTATGGATGTAATCGGAGCAATTGACCCTCCCGCTTCAAATGGGCATCGGTTCATTCTGGTGGCAATTGAATACTTCACCAAGTGGGTCGAAGCTGAATCTTATAAGCATGTGACTAAGAAG CCAACTGCATGA